From Oryctolagus cuniculus chromosome 17, mOryCun1.1, whole genome shotgun sequence, a single genomic window includes:
- the CYGB gene encoding cytoglobin isoform X3, with amino-acid sequence MEKGSPATSQGHLSGSRVGRHRRRFFVNFPSAKQYFSQFKHMEEPLEMERSPQLRKHACRVMGALNTVVENLHDPDKVSSVLALVGKAHALKHKVEPVYFKILSGVILEVIAEEFANDFPPETQRAWAKLRGLIYSHVTAAYKEAGWVQQVPNASTPPATLPSSGP; translated from the exons ATGGAAAAGGGGAGCCCAGCCACATCCCAGGGGCACCTCTCGGGCAGCCGCGTGGGACGCCATCGGCgcag GTTCTTCGTGAACTTCCCTTCAGCCAAGCAGTACTTCAGCCAGTTCAAGCACATGGAGGAGCCGCTGGAGATGGAGCGGAGCCCCCAGCTGCGGAAGCACGCCTGCCGGGTCATGGGGGCCCTCAACACGGTGGTGGAGAACCTGCATGACCCCGACAAGGTGTCCTCCGTGCTGGCACTCGTGGGCAAAGCCCACGCCCTCAAGCACAAGGTGGAGCCCGTGTACTTTAAG ATCCTCTCTGGGGTCATCCTGGAGGTGATCGCCGAGGAGTTTGCCAACGACTTCCCACCTGAGACGCAGAGAGCCTGGGCCAAGCTGCGTGGCCTCATCTACAGTCACGTGACCGCTGCCTACAAGGAGGCAGGCTGGGTACAGCAGGTCCCGAACGCCAGCAC CCCACCGGCCACGCTGCCCTCCTCGGGGCCGTAg
- the CYGB gene encoding cytoglobin isoform X2: MEKVPGEMERRERSEELSEAERKAVQATWARLYANCEDVGVAILVRFFVNFPSAKQYFSQFKHMEEPLEMERSPQLRKHACRVMGALNTVVENLHDPDKVSSVLALVGKAHALKHKVEPVYFKILSGVILEVIAEEFANDFPPETQRAWAKLRGLIYSHVTAAYKEAGWVQQVPNASTPPATLPSSGP, translated from the exons ATGGAGAAAGTGCCCGGCGAGATGGAGCGCCGGGAGCGGAGCGAGGAGCTGTCCGAGGCGGAGAGGAAGGCGGTGCAGGCGACCTGGGCCCGGCTGTATGCCAACTGCGAGGACGTGGGGGTGGCCATCCTGGTGAG GTTCTTCGTGAACTTCCCTTCAGCCAAGCAGTACTTCAGCCAGTTCAAGCACATGGAGGAGCCGCTGGAGATGGAGCGGAGCCCCCAGCTGCGGAAGCACGCCTGCCGGGTCATGGGGGCCCTCAACACGGTGGTGGAGAACCTGCATGACCCCGACAAGGTGTCCTCCGTGCTGGCACTCGTGGGCAAAGCCCACGCCCTCAAGCACAAGGTGGAGCCCGTGTACTTTAAG ATCCTCTCTGGGGTCATCCTGGAGGTGATCGCCGAGGAGTTTGCCAACGACTTCCCACCTGAGACGCAGAGAGCCTGGGCCAAGCTGCGTGGCCTCATCTACAGTCACGTGACCGCTGCCTACAAGGAGGCAGGCTGGGTACAGCAGGTCCCGAACGCCAGCAC CCCACCGGCCACGCTGCCCTCCTCGGGGCCGTAg
- the CYGB gene encoding cytoglobin isoform X1, whose translation MEKVPGEMERRERSEELSEAERKAVQATWARLYANCEDVGVAILVRFFVNFPSAKQYFSQFKHMEEPLEMERSPQLRKHACRVMGALNTVVENLHDPDKVSSVLALVGKAHALKHKVEPVYFKILSGVILEVIAEEFANDFPPETQRAWAKLRGLIYSHVTAAYKEAGWVQQVPNAST comes from the exons ATGGAGAAAGTGCCCGGCGAGATGGAGCGCCGGGAGCGGAGCGAGGAGCTGTCCGAGGCGGAGAGGAAGGCGGTGCAGGCGACCTGGGCCCGGCTGTATGCCAACTGCGAGGACGTGGGGGTGGCCATCCTGGTGAG GTTCTTCGTGAACTTCCCTTCAGCCAAGCAGTACTTCAGCCAGTTCAAGCACATGGAGGAGCCGCTGGAGATGGAGCGGAGCCCCCAGCTGCGGAAGCACGCCTGCCGGGTCATGGGGGCCCTCAACACGGTGGTGGAGAACCTGCATGACCCCGACAAGGTGTCCTCCGTGCTGGCACTCGTGGGCAAAGCCCACGCCCTCAAGCACAAGGTGGAGCCCGTGTACTTTAAG ATCCTCTCTGGGGTCATCCTGGAGGTGATCGCCGAGGAGTTTGCCAACGACTTCCCACCTGAGACGCAGAGAGCCTGGGCCAAGCTGCGTGGCCTCATCTACAGTCACGTGACCGCTGCCTACAAGGAGGCAGGCTGGGTACAGCAGGTCCCGAACGCCAGCACGTGA